A stretch of Hyalangium minutum DNA encodes these proteins:
- a CDS encoding RNA methyltransferase: MGLAEQLTVVLHQTRSPENLGAVARVMANFGFSRLILSDPVTYSFRGAERLAVKGETVLDRMAVARDLPEALTDCVYAIGTTSRTQLKGRTYLTPEEAVGRLAQESARGRVALVLGGEQRGLSDEELAHCAEVLVIPTSDVQPSMNLAQAAGVLLYLCGREGATNPVPPALEPGARIGTLNALSQRMREAMLTAQFLNPQAPEHVLHELELTLSRARLTQREAELWLTAFKHLERAVKRGAPTP, translated from the coding sequence ATGGGCCTGGCTGAACAGCTCACGGTCGTCCTTCATCAGACGCGTTCCCCAGAGAACCTCGGCGCGGTGGCCCGCGTCATGGCCAACTTCGGCTTCTCCCGTCTCATCTTGTCCGACCCCGTCACCTACTCCTTTCGAGGGGCGGAGCGGCTCGCCGTCAAAGGAGAGACGGTGCTGGACCGCATGGCTGTGGCCCGCGATCTGCCCGAGGCCCTCACCGACTGCGTGTACGCGATTGGCACCACCTCTCGCACCCAGCTCAAGGGACGGACGTATCTCACCCCGGAGGAGGCGGTGGGACGGCTGGCGCAGGAGAGCGCACGGGGGAGGGTGGCGCTGGTGCTCGGGGGCGAGCAGCGGGGCTTGTCCGACGAGGAGCTGGCTCACTGTGCCGAGGTGCTCGTCATCCCCACCAGCGATGTGCAGCCCTCGATGAACCTGGCGCAGGCGGCCGGGGTGCTCCTCTATCTGTGCGGCCGGGAGGGCGCGACGAACCCGGTGCCTCCGGCTCTCGAGCCGGGCGCGCGCATCGGTACGCTGAACGCGCTGAGCCAGCGGATGCGCGAGGCGATGCTCACGGCGCAGTTCCTCAACCCGCAGGCGCCGGAGCACGTGCTGCACGAGCTGGAGCTGACGTTGTCACGGGCGCGGCTCACCCAGCGCGAGGCGGAGCTGTGGCTCACGGCCTTCAAGCACCTGGAGCGAGCGGTGAAGCGGGGCGCCCCCACTCCTTAA
- a CDS encoding S1C family serine protease → MARVRRGGVRLLLVACTLVVAGVGHAAGEGSGRVWLEARNHEVREQRSNLSKVARAAMPSVVSITTLPDSTEPEASGEEPQKGIGSGFIIHPDGYILTSAHVVEGAGNVTISVDSPRGYPETYEARVVGQDLRTDCALLKVEAGRKLPALKLASASRVEVADWIVVIGSPFGLEHSVTVGVVSYKGRTDVTPNGRPGDYDYIQTDASINPGNSGGPVLDLNGDVVAIANAVNVAGQGIGFAVPIDIAKAILPQLKTYGEVRRGWLGFDVRDLSPQVASELGMSPKNHGVVVWAVSEGSPAGRAGLRPGDVIVSMDTERVEKASKLSWQLAARGVGKSVVLQVRRGQQPLKVRVTLEEPPPEAKPATTVAARRPSPRKTSSSRLQPVLTEEDLEDEGPAPSVRPGEPLLGP, encoded by the coding sequence ATGGCAAGGGTGCGGAGAGGTGGCGTGCGGCTGCTGCTCGTAGCGTGCACGCTGGTGGTGGCGGGAGTGGGACATGCGGCCGGGGAAGGCAGCGGCCGCGTGTGGCTCGAGGCTCGCAACCACGAGGTACGTGAGCAGCGCTCCAACCTGAGCAAGGTGGCGCGCGCGGCAATGCCCTCGGTGGTCTCCATCACCACCCTGCCGGACAGCACCGAGCCTGAGGCCAGCGGCGAGGAGCCGCAGAAGGGCATCGGCTCCGGCTTCATCATCCATCCGGACGGCTACATCCTGACGAGCGCCCATGTGGTGGAGGGCGCCGGCAACGTGACGATCTCCGTGGACTCTCCGCGCGGCTATCCCGAGACGTACGAGGCCCGGGTGGTGGGCCAGGACCTGCGCACCGACTGCGCGCTCCTGAAAGTCGAGGCGGGCCGGAAGCTGCCCGCGCTGAAGCTCGCGTCGGCCTCCCGGGTGGAGGTGGCGGACTGGATCGTCGTGATTGGCAGCCCGTTCGGGCTGGAGCACTCCGTCACCGTGGGCGTGGTCAGCTACAAGGGCCGTACGGACGTGACGCCCAACGGGCGCCCAGGCGACTACGACTACATTCAGACGGACGCCTCCATCAACCCGGGCAACTCGGGCGGGCCGGTGCTGGATCTGAACGGGGACGTGGTGGCCATCGCCAACGCGGTGAACGTGGCGGGCCAGGGCATCGGGTTCGCGGTGCCCATCGACATCGCCAAGGCGATCCTCCCGCAGCTGAAGACCTACGGCGAGGTGCGCCGGGGCTGGCTGGGCTTCGACGTGCGAGACTTGTCGCCGCAGGTGGCCTCGGAGCTGGGGATGTCTCCCAAGAACCACGGTGTGGTGGTCTGGGCCGTGTCCGAGGGGAGCCCGGCGGGCCGCGCGGGCCTGCGCCCGGGGGACGTCATCGTGAGCATGGATACCGAGCGCGTGGAGAAGGCCTCCAAGCTGAGCTGGCAGCTGGCCGCTCGGGGGGTGGGCAAGAGCGTGGTGCTCCAGGTGCGCCGGGGACAGCAGCCGCTGAAGGTCCGGGTGACGCTGGAGGAGCCTCCTCCCGAGGCGAAGCCCGCCACCACCGTGGCGGCCCGGCGCCCGTCCCCTCGCAAGACCTCCTCCTCGCGGCTCCAGCCGGTGCTGACGGAAGAGGACCTGGAGGACGAGGGGCCCGCCCCCTCCGTGCGGCCGGGCGAGCCCCTGTTGGGCCCCTGA
- a CDS encoding CFI-box-CTERM domain-containing protein codes for MQPEELFQAAQARAAQMDVRRQGMAAALERLRADASALFARIPEPPLYKRADDPAQKAAEALLPEAEKVLAMAFAVTSEPEAPAAAHGIRAAVQAHAEALCHTVSGRLTEAETSWRKALELERAAHPTRSLMSAPPAPPPVFNKATGQSRYDPREAPHAKVKLVCPNTGCKRIGDYDFTPSHAYHRYVCPACNTPFMAYFGELRSLEVEALSSSNRYHFTVDELGGSSARIDFEEASGAEFPAARKDLLAFLYTEARELKVVVNATNGKLMWISPAASCFLATAAFGEGAPELVAFRAFRDEVLRRHGLGRAFIRGYYRHGPGLAEWVVRHPRVRTGVRGVLTLVHRGLKRSGHT; via the coding sequence TTGCAGCCCGAAGAACTCTTTCAGGCCGCCCAGGCGCGGGCGGCGCAGATGGACGTGCGGCGCCAGGGAATGGCGGCGGCGTTGGAGCGCCTGAGGGCGGATGCCTCGGCGCTGTTCGCGCGCATTCCAGAGCCGCCCTTGTACAAACGCGCGGATGATCCGGCGCAGAAGGCGGCCGAGGCCCTGCTTCCCGAGGCGGAGAAGGTGCTGGCCATGGCGTTCGCCGTCACCTCCGAGCCCGAGGCTCCGGCCGCGGCCCATGGCATTCGTGCGGCGGTGCAGGCGCACGCGGAGGCGCTCTGCCACACGGTGAGTGGGCGGCTGACGGAGGCGGAGACGTCCTGGCGCAAGGCGCTGGAGCTGGAGCGTGCGGCGCACCCCACGCGCAGCCTGATGTCGGCGCCTCCGGCTCCGCCGCCGGTGTTCAACAAGGCGACGGGGCAGTCCCGGTACGATCCGCGCGAGGCGCCGCACGCCAAGGTGAAGCTGGTGTGCCCCAACACGGGGTGCAAGCGCATCGGGGACTACGATTTCACGCCGAGCCACGCGTACCACCGCTACGTGTGCCCAGCGTGCAACACGCCCTTCATGGCGTACTTCGGCGAGCTGCGCTCGCTGGAGGTGGAGGCGCTGAGCAGCTCCAACCGCTACCACTTCACGGTGGACGAGCTGGGCGGGAGCAGCGCGCGCATCGACTTCGAGGAGGCCAGCGGCGCCGAGTTCCCCGCGGCGCGGAAAGACTTGCTGGCCTTCCTCTATACGGAGGCGCGCGAGCTGAAGGTGGTGGTGAACGCCACCAACGGGAAGCTGATGTGGATCAGCCCGGCGGCCTCGTGCTTCCTGGCGACGGCGGCGTTCGGTGAGGGTGCGCCGGAGCTGGTGGCCTTCCGGGCGTTCCGGGACGAGGTGCTGCGGCGCCATGGGCTCGGCCGGGCGTTCATCCGTGGTTACTATCGTCATGGCCCGGGGCTGGCGGAGTGGGTGGTGCGCCACCCGAGGGTGAGGACAGGGGTGCGCGGGGTGTTGACGCTCGTGCATCGAGGCTTGAAGAGGAGTGGACACACGTGA
- a CDS encoding TlpA family protein disulfide reductase, with product MTEPVTNPPPAGAPPPPTPPPAPSTGEKASKALLILTAVFGLAGVLYLGIMEAQRSKLAPEGSVPSFVMERYGGGKLAMSDLRGKVVMLDFWATWCPPCQEEMPSLVKLAKEFEPQGLAFVAASRDDDDVKEELVRQFLGRMPELEPYVVYANDEVAMAFRIEALPTLYFLNREGKVIDAVRGMMSEPQLRRRIEKALKEQ from the coding sequence GTGACTGAGCCGGTGACGAACCCTCCGCCCGCAGGTGCTCCTCCTCCTCCCACTCCGCCACCGGCCCCTTCCACGGGCGAGAAGGCGTCGAAAGCGCTGCTGATCCTGACGGCGGTGTTCGGGCTCGCGGGAGTGCTGTACCTGGGGATCATGGAGGCGCAGCGGAGCAAGCTGGCGCCGGAGGGTTCGGTGCCCTCGTTCGTGATGGAGCGCTACGGCGGCGGCAAGCTGGCCATGAGCGATCTGCGCGGCAAGGTGGTGATGCTCGACTTCTGGGCCACGTGGTGCCCGCCGTGCCAGGAGGAGATGCCCTCGCTGGTGAAGCTGGCCAAGGAGTTCGAGCCCCAGGGGCTCGCGTTCGTCGCGGCGAGCCGGGATGACGACGACGTGAAGGAAGAACTGGTGCGCCAGTTCTTGGGGCGCATGCCGGAGCTGGAGCCCTACGTGGTCTACGCCAACGACGAGGTGGCCATGGCCTTCCGTATCGAGGCGCTGCCCACGCTCTACTTCCTGAACCGCGAGGGCAAGGTCATCGACGCCGTTCGCGGGATGATGTCCGAGCCCCAACTGCGCCGGCGCATCGAGAAAGCGCTGAAGGAGCAGTAG
- a CDS encoding OmpA family protein: MTARADHDPFSRSFDAVPVKATAAQDSGIALEGARAAPVGSLRASLLLDLNLSILSLKLGEEQLGSLLPYRLDAHALFAYQVHPRVELGVDLPFTVIQGDRFQLLRDALAAPDFPGAASVNRLGLGDLRLLPRVTLLDPAQFPVGLGFVGEVRLPTGDGFSFLGERGVLVAPRLAVERSFGPVRLLGNVGWRFRRHAQYLNLYVDDEFTLGAGAVVDLPNVARLSGIQAVAEMHLSTPASSPFTFSQADSLKTPWELLVGARTHIHGPWGLELNVGRGIGLHGGYGREAFRVMVALRYEETFVDSDGDGVPDARDKCPTEKEDRDGHEDDDGCIDPDNDGDGIVDGEDGCPDKAGPKELKGCPADTDTDGDGIPDHLDACPKKAGPKEYDGCPDTDGDEVPDNEDECPDMFGPPENNGCPYDAPPYVVVESDRIRIKGNILFETGKANIRKQSFKLLDEVASVLARNPELGPVLIEGHTDNVGARALNLSLSDRRAKAVLDYLVAKGINRKRLRSQGFGFDRPITTNATPLGRAKNRRVEFRLVKDEVETPPREVPVPTVPPPTVPGTTAPATPASGPTPGPTAPGPTPGPTAPKSTGSPAPAPKK; the protein is encoded by the coding sequence ATGACCGCGAGGGCTGATCACGATCCTTTCAGCCGGAGCTTCGACGCGGTTCCTGTGAAGGCCACCGCGGCGCAGGACAGCGGCATTGCGCTCGAGGGAGCCCGGGCGGCGCCCGTGGGCAGCCTCCGTGCCTCGCTGCTGCTGGATCTCAACCTGAGCATCCTCTCGCTCAAGCTGGGCGAGGAGCAGCTGGGATCTCTGCTCCCCTACCGGCTCGATGCCCACGCGCTGTTCGCCTACCAGGTGCATCCCCGCGTGGAGCTGGGCGTGGACCTCCCGTTCACGGTGATCCAGGGCGACCGGTTCCAACTGCTGCGCGACGCCCTGGCCGCCCCCGACTTCCCGGGCGCGGCGAGCGTGAACCGGCTCGGATTGGGAGATCTGCGCCTGCTGCCGCGCGTGACGCTGTTGGATCCTGCTCAATTCCCCGTGGGCCTGGGCTTCGTGGGCGAGGTCCGGCTGCCCACCGGCGATGGCTTCAGCTTCCTCGGCGAGCGCGGGGTGCTCGTGGCCCCGAGGCTCGCGGTGGAGCGCTCCTTCGGTCCGGTGCGCCTGCTGGGCAACGTAGGCTGGCGCTTCCGGCGCCACGCCCAGTACCTCAACCTCTACGTGGACGATGAGTTCACGCTCGGCGCCGGTGCGGTGGTGGATCTACCGAACGTGGCCCGCCTGAGCGGTATCCAGGCGGTGGCGGAGATGCATCTGTCCACGCCCGCATCCTCGCCCTTCACCTTCAGCCAGGCCGACTCGCTCAAGACTCCGTGGGAGCTGCTGGTGGGCGCGCGCACGCACATTCATGGCCCCTGGGGCCTGGAGCTGAACGTGGGCCGCGGCATCGGCCTGCACGGTGGCTACGGGCGCGAGGCGTTCCGCGTCATGGTCGCTCTGCGCTACGAGGAGACCTTCGTCGACTCGGATGGCGATGGAGTCCCCGACGCGCGCGACAAGTGCCCCACCGAGAAGGAGGATCGCGACGGCCACGAGGATGACGACGGCTGCATCGATCCGGACAACGACGGCGACGGCATCGTGGACGGCGAGGACGGCTGCCCCGACAAGGCAGGGCCCAAGGAGCTCAAGGGCTGCCCAGCGGACACCGACACGGACGGCGACGGCATCCCGGACCACCTGGATGCGTGCCCGAAGAAAGCGGGCCCCAAGGAATACGACGGCTGCCCGGACACCGACGGCGACGAGGTGCCCGACAACGAGGACGAGTGCCCGGACATGTTCGGCCCGCCGGAGAACAACGGCTGCCCCTACGACGCGCCCCCCTACGTGGTCGTCGAGTCCGACCGCATCCGCATCAAGGGCAACATCCTCTTCGAGACCGGTAAGGCGAACATCCGCAAGCAGTCGTTCAAGCTGCTCGATGAGGTGGCCTCGGTGCTCGCGCGCAATCCCGAGCTCGGCCCCGTGCTTATCGAAGGTCACACCGACAACGTGGGTGCACGCGCCCTCAACCTCAGCCTGTCGGATCGTCGCGCCAAGGCGGTGTTGGACTACCTGGTGGCCAAGGGCATCAACCGCAAGCGCCTGCGCTCGCAGGGCTTCGGCTTCGACCGGCCCATCACCACGAACGCCACGCCGCTCGGCCGCGCGAAGAACCGCCGCGTCGAGTTCCGTCTGGTGAAGGACGAGGTGGAGACGCCTCCGCGTGAAGTGCCTGTCCCCACCGTGCCTCCCCCCACGGTTCCCGGGACCACGGCCCCGGCGACTCCGGCCTCCGGGCCGACGCCGGGCCCCACGGCTCCGGGACCGACGCCGGGCCCCACCGCCCCCAAGTCCACGGGCAGTCCGGCGCCAGCGCCGAAGAAGTAA
- a CDS encoding M16 family metallopeptidase yields MNAFTRNLAAVVSSLWLAACASSPQPTPTPEQAPAQPQASAPAAKAPALAPAAPLSPVPATPLKQPAPMQLVVLASPENPIVSFRLVFRAGSVDDPAGKEGLTALTANVLAEGGTRKLSSAQLLEALFPMAATLDVYPDKEFTTFSGRVHKDFLPRFLEIFTDVLLEPRYDPNEFERLRTDAINTVRNRLRSENDEQLGQVALDALLFRGHPYAHFVGGTVQGLQGLTLDDVKAHARRVFTQDRIVIGLAGPVDDKLKQSITSRLSALPATGAPRVELPPVPVQPGRAVIIQKPTLSTAISMGYATPLRRGDPDFFPVAFALSYLGEHRQFHGVLFNELRERRGLNYGDYAYAEHFTEQPGTTYARTNIARTQQDISLWIRPVVPANASFATHGAVYYLDQLVQQGISREQFELIRGFLMSYTRLWEQTDQRRLGYAIDSLFYGTPNFLEQYRKALGDMTPESVHEAVRRRLRPDALSFAFVTQDAPALVNALKAPTAAPLSYASAKPPELLEVDKAIIQQPLPLKPETIEVFSASSFMEK; encoded by the coding sequence ATGAACGCCTTCACCCGAAACCTCGCCGCCGTTGTCTCCTCGCTGTGGCTCGCCGCCTGCGCCAGCTCGCCTCAGCCCACGCCCACGCCCGAGCAGGCCCCGGCTCAGCCCCAGGCCTCCGCACCGGCAGCCAAGGCCCCTGCTCTCGCGCCAGCAGCCCCGCTCTCGCCGGTTCCGGCCACGCCGCTGAAGCAGCCCGCGCCCATGCAGCTCGTCGTCCTGGCCAGCCCGGAGAACCCCATCGTCAGCTTCCGGCTCGTGTTCCGCGCGGGCTCGGTGGATGACCCGGCCGGCAAGGAGGGCCTCACCGCGCTCACCGCCAACGTGCTCGCAGAGGGCGGTACGAGGAAGCTCAGCTCCGCCCAACTGCTGGAGGCCCTCTTCCCCATGGCCGCCACGCTGGACGTGTACCCGGACAAGGAGTTCACCACCTTCTCCGGTCGCGTCCACAAGGACTTCCTGCCGCGCTTCCTGGAGATCTTCACCGACGTACTGCTCGAGCCGCGCTACGACCCGAACGAGTTCGAGCGCTTGCGCACCGACGCCATCAACACCGTCCGCAACCGCTTGCGCAGCGAGAACGATGAGCAGCTCGGCCAGGTGGCGCTCGATGCACTCCTGTTCCGCGGTCACCCTTACGCTCACTTCGTCGGAGGCACCGTGCAGGGGCTCCAGGGCCTCACGCTCGATGACGTGAAGGCCCATGCCCGCCGCGTCTTCACGCAGGACCGGATCGTCATCGGCCTGGCCGGGCCGGTGGACGACAAGCTGAAGCAGTCCATCACCTCGCGCCTGTCCGCCCTGCCCGCCACGGGGGCGCCGCGCGTGGAGCTGCCGCCGGTGCCCGTGCAGCCGGGCCGCGCCGTCATCATCCAGAAGCCCACGCTCTCCACCGCCATCTCCATGGGCTACGCAACGCCACTGCGCCGGGGCGATCCGGACTTCTTCCCGGTGGCCTTCGCGCTCTCGTACCTGGGCGAGCACCGCCAATTCCACGGTGTGCTCTTCAACGAACTGCGCGAGCGCCGCGGCCTCAACTACGGCGACTACGCCTACGCCGAGCACTTCACCGAACAGCCCGGCACCACCTACGCCCGCACCAACATTGCGCGCACGCAGCAGGACATCAGCCTGTGGATCCGCCCGGTGGTTCCCGCCAATGCGTCGTTCGCCACCCACGGAGCCGTCTACTACCTCGACCAGCTCGTGCAGCAGGGCATCTCGCGCGAGCAGTTCGAGCTCATCCGCGGCTTCCTGATGAGCTACACGCGGCTCTGGGAACAGACGGATCAGCGGCGCCTCGGCTACGCCATCGACTCGCTCTTCTACGGCACGCCGAACTTCCTGGAGCAGTACCGCAAGGCGCTCGGGGACATGACGCCCGAGTCCGTCCATGAGGCCGTGCGCCGCCGCCTGCGCCCAGACGCGCTCAGCTTCGCCTTCGTCACCCAGGACGCTCCGGCGCTCGTCAACGCGCTCAAGGCGCCCACGGCGGCGCCGCTCTCTTACGCGTCCGCCAAGCCGCCGGAGCTGCTCGAGGTGGACAAGGCCATCATCCAGCAACCGCTGCCCTTGAAGCCCGAGACCATCGAGGTCTTCTCCGCCAGTTCCTTTATGGAGAAGTAG